The proteins below are encoded in one region of Hemiscyllium ocellatum isolate sHemOce1 chromosome 3, sHemOce1.pat.X.cur, whole genome shotgun sequence:
- the LOC132837274 gene encoding ras-related GTP-binding protein D-like, with product MDELAVEECECDSIGLEFAYGGETDCDMMDGDPDNLAAADQVMHFSDDYCTDVKPRILLMGLRRSGKSSIQKVVFHKMSPNETLFLESTNKICRDDIANSSFVNFQIWDFPGQIDFFDPTFDYEMIFRGTGALIFVIDAQDDYVEALARLHLTVSRAFKVNTEINFEVFIHKVDGLSDDHKIETQRDVHQRANDDLADAGLEKIHLSFYLTSIYDHSIFEAFSKVVQKLIPQLPTLENLLNIFISNSGIEKAFLFDVVSKIYIATDSIPVDMQTYELCCDMIDVVFDISCIYGLREFGGGSTYDKESVAIIKLNNTTVLYLKEVTKFLGLVCFLREESFERKGLIDYNFHCFRKAIHEIFEVRTTMLRCHKQHRGLQRSKLGTPNGTLGLQS from the exons ATGGACGAGCTGGCGGTGGAGGAATGCGAGTGCGACTCAATCGGTCTAGAGTTCGCTTATGGAGGGGAAACTGACTGTGACATGATGGATGGTGACCCCGACAACCTGGCAGCAGCCGACCAGG TAATGCACTTCAGTGATGATTACTGCACAGATGTCAAACCTAGGATCCTGCTAATGGGACTGAGAAGAAGTGGAAAATCTTCTATCCAGAAAGTTGTCTTCCACAAAATGTCACCTAATGAGACACTCTTCCTAGAAAGTACCAACAAAATTTGTCGGGATGATATCGCCAACAGCTCTTTTGTCAATTTTCAGATCTGGGATTTTCCTGGGCAGATTGATTTTTTTGATCCAACATTTGACTATGAGATGATCTTCAGAGGGACTGGGGCCTTGATATTTGTGATTGATGCTCAG GATGATTACGTGGAGGCTTTGGCCAGACTGCATCTCACAGTTTCCAGGGCATTCAAAGTAAATACGGAAATCAATTTTGAAGTTTTCATCCATAAAGTAGATGGTTTATCTGATGATCACAAGATAGAAACACAAAGAGATGTTCACCAACGAGCAAATGATGACCTTGCAGATGCTGGCTTGGAAAAAATTCACCTCAG TTTCTATTTGACAAGTATTTATGACCATTCAATATTTGAAGCATTTAGCAAAGTGGTGCAGAAACTGATTCCCCAGCTTCCAACTTTAGAGAATCTTCTAAACATCTTCATTTCA AATTCAGGAATTGAAAAAGCCTTCCTCTTTGATGTAGTCAGCAAAATCTACATTGCAACAGACAGTATACCAGTAGATATGCAGACTTATGAACTCTGCTGTGACATGATAGATGTTGTATTTGACATATCCTGCATATACGG GCTTCGAGAATTTGGTGGAGGAAGTACATATGACAAAGAATCCGTAGCAATCATAAAACTGAACAACACAACAGTTTTGTATCTAAAAGAGGTGACAAAATTCCTTGGCCTAGTTTGCTTTCTTAGAGAAGAAAGTTTTGAGCGGAAAG GTTTGATAGACTACAATTTTCATTGTTTCCGTAAAGCAATTCATGAGATTTTTGAAGTTCGTACAACCATGCTCAGGTGCCACAAACAGCACAGAGGACTGCAACGAAGCAAACTGGGAACTCCCAATGGCACACTTGGACTTCAGTCATAA